The Prunus persica cultivar Lovell chromosome G8, Prunus_persica_NCBIv2, whole genome shotgun sequence genome includes a region encoding these proteins:
- the LOC18767587 gene encoding uncharacterized protein LOC18767587 yields MIFFFSLGLPFQLDCSQCLLPRNKSKSQVPHTFINLQTYLPHQLTIPKLPISFLVRFQFSTHKQHTTSIFIKTMRRTSSKAKKQSKLMYIICAPIRTLTKARNFYMRGLEDYAGKVGYGGGVSGYTASQVPHLPKSFSVNSSSSSDNEDLRQLLRTASSRKSNAEKESTVKSEGNSDMHRRPIVKQAAQPIGRQQTMNGMGIRSYSVGMKMGRIDEEMACSFEEDEVNVKADFYPRSRSYAVKRRSGGFA; encoded by the coding sequence atgattttttttttctctctcggCTTGCCGTTCCAATTAGACTGCTCCCAATGCCTACTTCCAAGAAACAAGTCCAAATCCCAAGTCCCCCACACCTTTATAAACCTACAAACATATCTGCCTCATCAGCTCACAATTCCAAAGCTTcccatttcttttcttgttcgatttcaattttcaacccataaacaacatacaacatctattttcatcaaaaccaTGAGGAGGACCTCTAGCAAAGCAAAGAAGCAAAGCAAGTTGATGTACATTATTTGTGCACCCATTAGAACTCTGACCAAGGCCAGGAACTTTTACATGAGGGGGCTTGAGGATTATGCTGGCAAGGTGGGTTATGGTGGTGGTGTAAGTGGCTACACTGCCTCACAAGTTCCACACTTGCCCAAGAGCTTCAGTGTCAATTCCTCGAGCTCTAGCGACAATGAGGACTTGAGGCAGCTTCTCAGGACGGCGTCGTCAAGGAAGAGCAATGCAGAGAAAGAAAGCACTGTTAAGTCAGAAGGTAATTCAGATATGCATAGAAGACCAATTGTTAAACAAGCAGCTCAACCCATTGGTAGACAACAAACTATGAATGGGATGGGGATAAGGAGTTACAGTGTTGGGATGAAGATGGGAAGAATTGATGAGGAGATGGCTTGTTCTTTTGAGGaggatgaagtgaatgtgaAGGCTGACTTCTATCCAAGAAGTAGAAGCTACGCTGTCAAGAGAAGAAGTGGTGGGTTTGCATAA
- the LOC18766411 gene encoding F-box/FBD/LRR-repeat protein At1g13570 isoform X1, whose amino-acid sequence MKQRKPPKSRLKLEMEVDRFSNLPSDVVEKILSRLPIREAVRTSVLSTKWRYRSAMLPHLVFDDQCVSTRKNITFVNIVDHVLLGHIGPIHKFELSGGDCLDNWDIDRWILHLSRNSIKEFILVIRQGFNHRIPSCLFSCQDMIHLELLGCVLKPPSTFKGFRNLKSLVFQRVTLAQDVFQNLIACCPLLEKLTLSIPTFHHLKIDAPNLQFLDVEGDFEDVTFENTLNLADVCIRIYPRGRTWVCDNSNLVKLLVQLPLIQRLKIGRYFLQILVVGSLSPKLPKPCLYLKFLSVVVNLNDPAEVLTVLCLLRSSPAVQELEIALYPALEEEQDFYAPQEVQAALSEVNSLYGNWIFPLTQLRLVKIYYVSDVKTELDFIRFLLLNSPVLEKMIVTPDDASDSLKLIKQFLRLGRASVHSEIIFLDPYSSGNFSS is encoded by the exons ATG AAGCAACGAAAACCACCCAAGTCCCGTTTGAAATTGGAGATGGAGGTGGACAGATTTAGCAACTTACCAAGTGATGTTGTAGAAAAAATTTTGTCACGTTTGCCCATTAGAGAGGCAGTGAGGACAAGTGTTTTATCAACCAAGTGGAGATACAGATCGGCTATGCTTCCTCATCTTGTGTTTGATGATCAGTGTGTCTCAACAAGAAAGAATATAACCTTTGTGAACATTGTTGATCATGTACTCCTAGGTCACATTGGCCCCATTCACAAGTTTGAGCTTTCTGGTGGAGATTGTCTAGACAATTGGGATATTGATCGATGGATTCTTCATCTGTCAAGAAACTCTATCAAAGAGTTCATACTTGTGATTCGGCAAGGGTTCAACCATAGAATTCCttcatgtttgttttcttgtcaAGATATGATCCATTTAGAGTTACTTGGATGTGTGCTAAAACCTCCATCAACATTTAAAGGCTTCAGGAATTTGAAAAGCCTTGTTTTTCAGCGTGTTACCTTGGCCCAAGATGTGTTCCAAAATCTAATTGCTTGCTGTCCTCTGCTTGAAAAGTTGACTTTGTCAATTCCCACTTTCCACCATCTCAAGATTGATGCACCAAATCTCCAATTCCTTGACGTCGAAGGTGATTTTGAGGATGTTACTTTTGAGAATACCTTaaatctggctgatgtttgcATTCGTATCTACCCTCGCGGAAGAACATGGGTTTGTGACAATAGCAATTTGGTCAAGCTTTTGGTTCAGCTGCCTCTTATCCAGAGGCTAAAGATTGGGAGATATTTTTTGCAG ATTTTGGTTGTTGGCTCCTTGTCACCAAAGCTTCCTAAACCATGcctatatttgaaatttctttCCGTAGTGGTAAACCTTAATGATCCGGCGGAGGTTTTAACTGTCCTATGCCTCCTGAGAAGCTCCCCTGCTGTCCAAGAACTAGAAATTGCT CTATACCCTGCTCTcgaagaagaacaagatttTTAT GCCCCCCAAGAGGTTCAGGCTGCTTTGTCAGAAGTGAACTCTTTATATGGCAACTGGATTTTTCCATTGACCCAACTTCGACTTGTcaaaatatactacgtctctgaTGTCAAAACTGAATTAGATTTCATCAGATTTCTGCTTTTAAATTCTCCTGTGCTCGAGAAGATGATTGTTACACCTGATGATGCCAGTGATTCTCTGAAGCTCATTAAACAGTTTCTCCGATTAGGGCGTGCCTCAGTGCATtcagagataatcttcttggACCCATATTCATCAGGCAACTTTAGCAGCTAA
- the LOC18766411 gene encoding F-box/FBD/LRR-repeat protein At1g13570 isoform X2: MKQRKPPKSRLKLEMEVDRFSNLPSDVVEKILSRLPIREAVRTSVLSTKWRYRSAMLPHLVFDDQCVSTRKNITFVNIVDHVLLGHIGPIHKFELSGGDCLDNWDIDRWILHLSRNSIKEFILVIRQGFNHRIPSCLFSCQDMIHLELLGCVLKPPSTFKGFRNLKSLVFQRVTLAQDVFQNLIACCPLLEKLTLSIPTFHHLKIDAPNLQFLDVEGDFEDVTFENTLNLADVCIRIYPRGRTWVCDNSNLVKLLVQLPLIQRLKIGRYFLQILVVGSLSPKLPKPCLYLKFLSVVVNLNDPAEVLTVLCLLRSSPAVQELEIAAPQEVQAALSEVNSLYGNWIFPLTQLRLVKIYYVSDVKTELDFIRFLLLNSPVLEKMIVTPDDASDSLKLIKQFLRLGRASVHSEIIFLDPYSSGNFSS, encoded by the exons ATG AAGCAACGAAAACCACCCAAGTCCCGTTTGAAATTGGAGATGGAGGTGGACAGATTTAGCAACTTACCAAGTGATGTTGTAGAAAAAATTTTGTCACGTTTGCCCATTAGAGAGGCAGTGAGGACAAGTGTTTTATCAACCAAGTGGAGATACAGATCGGCTATGCTTCCTCATCTTGTGTTTGATGATCAGTGTGTCTCAACAAGAAAGAATATAACCTTTGTGAACATTGTTGATCATGTACTCCTAGGTCACATTGGCCCCATTCACAAGTTTGAGCTTTCTGGTGGAGATTGTCTAGACAATTGGGATATTGATCGATGGATTCTTCATCTGTCAAGAAACTCTATCAAAGAGTTCATACTTGTGATTCGGCAAGGGTTCAACCATAGAATTCCttcatgtttgttttcttgtcaAGATATGATCCATTTAGAGTTACTTGGATGTGTGCTAAAACCTCCATCAACATTTAAAGGCTTCAGGAATTTGAAAAGCCTTGTTTTTCAGCGTGTTACCTTGGCCCAAGATGTGTTCCAAAATCTAATTGCTTGCTGTCCTCTGCTTGAAAAGTTGACTTTGTCAATTCCCACTTTCCACCATCTCAAGATTGATGCACCAAATCTCCAATTCCTTGACGTCGAAGGTGATTTTGAGGATGTTACTTTTGAGAATACCTTaaatctggctgatgtttgcATTCGTATCTACCCTCGCGGAAGAACATGGGTTTGTGACAATAGCAATTTGGTCAAGCTTTTGGTTCAGCTGCCTCTTATCCAGAGGCTAAAGATTGGGAGATATTTTTTGCAG ATTTTGGTTGTTGGCTCCTTGTCACCAAAGCTTCCTAAACCATGcctatatttgaaatttctttCCGTAGTGGTAAACCTTAATGATCCGGCGGAGGTTTTAACTGTCCTATGCCTCCTGAGAAGCTCCCCTGCTGTCCAAGAACTAGAAATTGCT GCCCCCCAAGAGGTTCAGGCTGCTTTGTCAGAAGTGAACTCTTTATATGGCAACTGGATTTTTCCATTGACCCAACTTCGACTTGTcaaaatatactacgtctctgaTGTCAAAACTGAATTAGATTTCATCAGATTTCTGCTTTTAAATTCTCCTGTGCTCGAGAAGATGATTGTTACACCTGATGATGCCAGTGATTCTCTGAAGCTCATTAAACAGTTTCTCCGATTAGGGCGTGCCTCAGTGCATtcagagataatcttcttggACCCATATTCATCAGGCAACTTTAGCAGCTAA
- the LOC18766411 gene encoding F-box/FBD/LRR-repeat protein At1g13570 isoform X3: protein MKQRKPPKSRLKLEMEVDRFSNLPSDVVEKILSRLPIREAVRTSVLSTKWRYRSAMLPHLVFDDQCVSTRKNITFVNIVDHVLLGHIGPIHKFELSGGDCLDNWDIDRWILHLSRNSIKEFILVIRQGFNHRIPSCLFSCQDMIHLELLGCVLKPPSTFKGFRNLKSLVFQRVTLAQDVFQNLIACCPLLEKLTLSIPTFHHLKIDAPNLQFLDVEGDFEDVTFENTLNLADVCIRIYPRGRTWVCDNSNLVKLLVQLPLIQRLKIGRYFLQAPQEVQAALSEVNSLYGNWIFPLTQLRLVKIYYVSDVKTELDFIRFLLLNSPVLEKMIVTPDDASDSLKLIKQFLRLGRASVHSEIIFLDPYSSGNFSS from the exons ATG AAGCAACGAAAACCACCCAAGTCCCGTTTGAAATTGGAGATGGAGGTGGACAGATTTAGCAACTTACCAAGTGATGTTGTAGAAAAAATTTTGTCACGTTTGCCCATTAGAGAGGCAGTGAGGACAAGTGTTTTATCAACCAAGTGGAGATACAGATCGGCTATGCTTCCTCATCTTGTGTTTGATGATCAGTGTGTCTCAACAAGAAAGAATATAACCTTTGTGAACATTGTTGATCATGTACTCCTAGGTCACATTGGCCCCATTCACAAGTTTGAGCTTTCTGGTGGAGATTGTCTAGACAATTGGGATATTGATCGATGGATTCTTCATCTGTCAAGAAACTCTATCAAAGAGTTCATACTTGTGATTCGGCAAGGGTTCAACCATAGAATTCCttcatgtttgttttcttgtcaAGATATGATCCATTTAGAGTTACTTGGATGTGTGCTAAAACCTCCATCAACATTTAAAGGCTTCAGGAATTTGAAAAGCCTTGTTTTTCAGCGTGTTACCTTGGCCCAAGATGTGTTCCAAAATCTAATTGCTTGCTGTCCTCTGCTTGAAAAGTTGACTTTGTCAATTCCCACTTTCCACCATCTCAAGATTGATGCACCAAATCTCCAATTCCTTGACGTCGAAGGTGATTTTGAGGATGTTACTTTTGAGAATACCTTaaatctggctgatgtttgcATTCGTATCTACCCTCGCGGAAGAACATGGGTTTGTGACAATAGCAATTTGGTCAAGCTTTTGGTTCAGCTGCCTCTTATCCAGAGGCTAAAGATTGGGAGATATTTTTTGCAG GCCCCCCAAGAGGTTCAGGCTGCTTTGTCAGAAGTGAACTCTTTATATGGCAACTGGATTTTTCCATTGACCCAACTTCGACTTGTcaaaatatactacgtctctgaTGTCAAAACTGAATTAGATTTCATCAGATTTCTGCTTTTAAATTCTCCTGTGCTCGAGAAGATGATTGTTACACCTGATGATGCCAGTGATTCTCTGAAGCTCATTAAACAGTTTCTCCGATTAGGGCGTGCCTCAGTGCATtcagagataatcttcttggACCCATATTCATCAGGCAACTTTAGCAGCTAA
- the LOC18766411 gene encoding F-box/FBD/LRR-repeat protein At1g13570 isoform X4: MEVDRFSNLPSDVVEKILSRLPIREAVRTSVLSTKWRYRSAMLPHLVFDDQCVSTRKNITFVNIVDHVLLGHIGPIHKFELSGGDCLDNWDIDRWILHLSRNSIKEFILVIRQGFNHRIPSCLFSCQDMIHLELLGCVLKPPSTFKGFRNLKSLVFQRVTLAQDVFQNLIACCPLLEKLTLSIPTFHHLKIDAPNLQFLDVEGDFEDVTFENTLNLADVCIRIYPRGRTWVCDNSNLVKLLVQLPLIQRLKIGRYFLQILVVGSLSPKLPKPCLYLKFLSVVVNLNDPAEVLTVLCLLRSSPAVQELEIALYPALEEEQDFYAPQEVQAALSEVNSLYGNWIFPLTQLRLVKIYYVSDVKTELDFIRFLLLNSPVLEKMIVTPDDASDSLKLIKQFLRLGRASVHSEIIFLDPYSSGNFSS; the protein is encoded by the exons ATGGAGGTGGACAGATTTAGCAACTTACCAAGTGATGTTGTAGAAAAAATTTTGTCACGTTTGCCCATTAGAGAGGCAGTGAGGACAAGTGTTTTATCAACCAAGTGGAGATACAGATCGGCTATGCTTCCTCATCTTGTGTTTGATGATCAGTGTGTCTCAACAAGAAAGAATATAACCTTTGTGAACATTGTTGATCATGTACTCCTAGGTCACATTGGCCCCATTCACAAGTTTGAGCTTTCTGGTGGAGATTGTCTAGACAATTGGGATATTGATCGATGGATTCTTCATCTGTCAAGAAACTCTATCAAAGAGTTCATACTTGTGATTCGGCAAGGGTTCAACCATAGAATTCCttcatgtttgttttcttgtcaAGATATGATCCATTTAGAGTTACTTGGATGTGTGCTAAAACCTCCATCAACATTTAAAGGCTTCAGGAATTTGAAAAGCCTTGTTTTTCAGCGTGTTACCTTGGCCCAAGATGTGTTCCAAAATCTAATTGCTTGCTGTCCTCTGCTTGAAAAGTTGACTTTGTCAATTCCCACTTTCCACCATCTCAAGATTGATGCACCAAATCTCCAATTCCTTGACGTCGAAGGTGATTTTGAGGATGTTACTTTTGAGAATACCTTaaatctggctgatgtttgcATTCGTATCTACCCTCGCGGAAGAACATGGGTTTGTGACAATAGCAATTTGGTCAAGCTTTTGGTTCAGCTGCCTCTTATCCAGAGGCTAAAGATTGGGAGATATTTTTTGCAG ATTTTGGTTGTTGGCTCCTTGTCACCAAAGCTTCCTAAACCATGcctatatttgaaatttctttCCGTAGTGGTAAACCTTAATGATCCGGCGGAGGTTTTAACTGTCCTATGCCTCCTGAGAAGCTCCCCTGCTGTCCAAGAACTAGAAATTGCT CTATACCCTGCTCTcgaagaagaacaagatttTTAT GCCCCCCAAGAGGTTCAGGCTGCTTTGTCAGAAGTGAACTCTTTATATGGCAACTGGATTTTTCCATTGACCCAACTTCGACTTGTcaaaatatactacgtctctgaTGTCAAAACTGAATTAGATTTCATCAGATTTCTGCTTTTAAATTCTCCTGTGCTCGAGAAGATGATTGTTACACCTGATGATGCCAGTGATTCTCTGAAGCTCATTAAACAGTTTCTCCGATTAGGGCGTGCCTCAGTGCATtcagagataatcttcttggACCCATATTCATCAGGCAACTTTAGCAGCTAA
- the LOC18768223 gene encoding F-box/FBD/LRR-repeat protein At1g13570 produces the protein MEQREPPKSRLKSEMESDRISNLPSDVIEQILSHLPMREAVRTSVLSSNWRYKWAMLRHLVFDDRCVSTQKHITFVDIVDHVLLGHIGPIHKFRLSHRGRPANWDIDFWILHLSRNSIKELILEIWGEYHYRIPSYLFSCQSMIHLELLRCVLKPPPTFKGFRNLKSLVISHVILGQDVFQSLIACCPLLERLTLIEFDFAHLKIDAPNLQFLVVEGYFGDLIFENTLNLIDVCVSTDTDVGQIWGCDSSSNLVKFMVHLPHIQRLQIQGFFLQSLAVGALSAKLPKPCLYLKFLSIRVDFNDPVEILTILCLLRSSPAVQELEISVNPAFEELELSGDQERQAALSEVNSLYGNWICPFSQLRFVKISNVSNVKAQLDFIRFLLLNSPVLEKIIVKPAYADDSWEQVKQLLRLGRASVHSEIIFLDPSFELWQLR, from the exons ATg GAGCAAAGAGAACCACCCAAGTCCCGTTTGAAATCGGAGATGGAGTCGGATAGAATTAGCAACTTACCAAGTGATGTTATAGAACAAATTTTGTCACATTTGCCCATGAGAGAAGCAGTGAGGACAAGTGTTTTATCAAGCAACTGGAGATACAAATGGGCTATGCTTCGTCATCTTGTGTTTGATGATCGGTGTGTCTCTACTCAAAAGCATATAACCTTTGTGGACATTGTTGATCATGTACTCTTAGGTCACATTGGCCCCATTCACAAGTTTAGGCTTTCTCATCGAGGTCGTCCAGCCAATTGGGATATTGATTTTTGGATTCTTCATCTATCAAGAAACTCTATCAAAGAGTTAATACTTGAAATTTGGGGAGAGTACCACTACAGAATTCcttcatatttgttttcttgccAAAGTATGATCCATTTAGAGTTACTTAGATGTGTGCTAAAACCTCCACCAACATTCAAAGGCTTCAGGAATTTGAAAAGCCTTGTTATTTCCCATGTTATCCTGGGCCAAGATGTGTTCCAAAGTCTGATTGCTTGCTGTCCTCTGCTTGAAAGGTTGACTTTGATAGAGTTCGATTTTGCCCATCTCAAGATTGATGCGCCAAATCTCCAATTTCTTGTTGTTGAAGGTTATTTTGGGGATCTTATTTTTGAGAATACCCTAAATCTTATTGATGTGTGCGTTTCTACGGACACCGATGTTGGCCAAATATGGGGTTGTGACAGTTCTAGCAATTTGGTCAAGTTTATGGTTCACCTGCCTCATATTCAAAGGCTACAAATTCAGGGATTCTTTTTACAG AGTTTGGCTGTTGGTGCCTTGTCAGCAAAGCTTCCTAAACCATGtctatatttgaaatttctttCTATAAGGGTAGACTTTAATGATCCGGTGGAGATATTAACTATCCTATGCCTTCTGAGAAGCTCCCCTGCCGTCCAAGAACTAGAAATTTCA GTCAACCCTGCTTTTGAAGAACTAGAATTATCT GGTGACCAAGAGCGTCAAGCTGCTTTGTCAGAAGTAAACTCTTTATATGGCAACTGGATTTGCCCATTCTCCCAACTAcgatttgtcaaaatatccaaCGTCTCTAATGTCAAAGCTCAATTAGATTTCATcagatttcttcttttaaattctCCTGTGCTTGAGAAGATTATTGTTAAGCCTGCTTATGCCGATGATTCTTGGGAGCAAGTTAAACAGTTGCTCCGATTAGGGCGTGCCTCAGTGCATtcagagataatcttcttggACCCATCGTTTGAACTTTGGCAGCTAAGATGA
- the LOC109950677 gene encoding uncharacterized protein LOC109950677: MTNQLENLVESIKSKVRALKKNSKKPYIKMDKSSSVKVEIRSKKARKLIDKTLKAADRPGKRPIP, from the coding sequence ATGACGAACCAGTTGGAGAATCTGGTGGAGTCGATCAAATCAAAAGTACGAGCCCTGaagaaaaactcaaagaaGCCATACATAAAGATGGACAAGAGCTCAAGTGTGAAGGTAGAGATCCGCAGCAAAAAGGCTCGCAAGCTCATCGACAAAACCCTCAAGGCTGCCGATCGTCCTGGCAAGCGTCCCATTCCTTGA
- the LOC18767890 gene encoding uncharacterized protein LOC18767890, producing the protein MQTLTPIRPRFARLWSLNPSSLSIRTLSPRAFSSSSSSSDYSNQSRGGLPRFFSELLPTSKGGIVRVQGDEFWHMTKVLRLRTNDRVELFNGKGGLIQGLIQSVDRSGLDFVALEDPKSVLPQSTQWHVFAAFGTLKGGRADWLVEKCTELGASSLTPLLTERSPTVSENRLDRLQRVNVAAAKQCQRLHEMILNPPKKINGLLPLVAESKLAFLAVAEGTPLVSALTLSGTESGGLIVVGPEGDFTEKEVNELMQAGAISVGLGPHRLRVETATVALLATLMLWSDSQKTCDT; encoded by the exons ATGCAAACCCTAACGCCAATACGGCCTCGTTTTGCAAGGCTGTGGAGCTTGAATCCTTCGTCGCTCTCTATCAGAACCTTGAGCCCTCGAgcattctcttcttcttcttcttcttcagattACTCCAACCAGTCCCGCGGTGGCCTCCCTCGCTTCTTCTCCGAGCTCCTCCCTACTTCCAAg GGAGGCATAGTTCGCGTACAAGGCGATGAGTTCTGGCACATGACCAAAGTTTTAAGATTGCGCACAAACGATAG GGTAGAGCTCTTCAATGGGAAAGGAGGTTTGATACAAGGTTTAATACAGAGCGTCGACCGCTCTGGACTTGATTTTGTGGCATTGGAAGATCCAAAGTCAGTTCTTCCACAGAGCACACAATGGCATGTATTTGCAGCTTTTG GTACTTTAAAGGGTGGTCGAGCCGATTGGCTTGTTGAGAAATGCACG GAGCTCGGGGCTAGTAGTTTAACTCCTCTGCTGACAGAACGGTCTCCTACTGTCTCAGAAAATCGACTGGACAGGTTGCAGCGTGTCAATGTGGCAGCAGCTAAACAAT GTCAACGGCTGCATGAAATGATCTTGAATCctccaaagaaaattaatggcCTTTTACCTCTT GTTGCAGAGTCAAAGCTAGCTTTTTTGGCAGTTGCAGAAGGTACTCCTCTTGTTAGTGCATTAACTTTGTCAGGAACGGAGTCCGGTGGGTTGATTGTGGTTGGACCTGAAGGTG ACTTCACTGAGAAAGAGGTGAATGAATTAATGCAAGCTGGTGCTATCTCTGTTGGTCTTGGCCCACATCGATTACGGGTTGAAACTGCAACTGTGGCTCTTCTGGCAACTCTCATGTTGTGGTCTGATTCTCAAAAAACATGCGATACTTGA
- the LOC18768531 gene encoding non-functional pseudokinase ZED1 translates to MASKALFSIIPRIKRKEEKEERKRSFLKNGSMLLEDLIASCDGKSHPIRCYSAAELNRVTNNFDRSCFITDGTYFDIYRGILDDRTVIIKKHYIVDWAIRDIIISMQMSAHKNSLKLLGCCLEFDTPALVFENAGKGGLNNDGSLAVDNELLPWKTRLRIAKQLASALTYLHTAFPTPIVHRNLRPTCILLDDDYVPKLFDFSFSITIPPDQLYVQDNFAIGTSAYMDPTHRNSRRSSERTDVYIFGVLLLVFLTQRAASRRHGAEIELLIGDSKLNVPGGQIQIETIADPKILEEVVGDEQAQQQLQDFLALALLCIQDENEARPDMIDVAKELVRIDK, encoded by the exons ATGGCATCCAAAGCctt GTTCTCAATCATTCCACGTATAAAGCGAAAGGAGGAaaaggaggaaagaaagagatcATTCTTGAAGAATGGAAGCATGTTACTAGAGGATCTAATTGCTTCTTGTGATGGAAAATCTCATCCTATTCGTTGTTACTCTGCTGCTGAGCTCAATAGAGTTACCAACAACTTTGATCGCTCTTGCTTTATTACAGATGGAACATACTTCGACATTTACAGGGGTATTCTAGATGACCGAACAGTTATAATTAAGAAGCATTATATCGTCGACTGGGCTATTCGTGATATTATCATATCAATGCAGATGAGCGCCCATAAGAATTCCTTGAAATTATTAGGCTGCTGCTTAGAGTTTGATACACCAGCTTTGGTGTTTGAAAATGCAGGAAAGGGAGGTCTCAACAATGATGGAAGTTTAGCAGTGGATAATGAATTATTACCGTGGAAAACTAGACTGCGTATTGCAAAGCAGCTTGCTAGTGCACTTACATACCTACATACTGCCTTTCCAACGCCCATCGTTCATAGGAATCTGAGACCCACCTGCATTTTATTGGACGATGACTATGTTCCCAAACTCTTCGACTTTTCATTCTCCATAACCATTCCACCTGACCAATTGTATGTTCAAGACAATTTCGCAATAGGGACATCGGCGTACATGGACCCTACTCACCGAAACTCACGTCGAAGTTCAGAAAGAACTGATGTTTATATCTTTGGTGTGCTTTTACTTGTATTCTTGACGCAAAGAGCTGCATCAAGACGACATGGAGCAGAAATTGAACTCCTTATTGGAGATTCGAAACTTAATGTTCCTGGTGGACAGATTCAAATAGAGACAATTGCGGACCCTAAAATCCTTGAGGAAGTCGTGGGAGATGAGCAAGCACAACAACAACTGCAGGATTTTCTAGCACTGGCATTGTTATGCATCCAAGACGAAAATGAAGCAAGGCCAGATATGATTGATGTGGCCAAAGAACTTGTACGAATTGACAAGTAG
- the LOC18766453 gene encoding non-functional pseudokinase ZED1, whose translation MPSKTLFFPLVPCLSSNKKEREISFLDNGSILLEDLIASCDGKSNPIRCYSAADLIRATNNFDPSRIIQDFSAPKYKFHHSIHVYGGYKMFRGFLDGRSIIIKKFMGTGDEARSVAIRDIIISMQMSNHKNVLKLLGCCLEIPIPALVHEYAIEGVLNDQGGLRTTENQSSLPWKTRLRIAIQLASAITYLHTAFPRPIIHRALKPSSIFLDHDYAPKLSNFGLSITIPPMKSHADDEVKGTFGFLDPSYMKSGYISEKSDVYSFGVLLLVFLTGQKAVDAYEAGEYLSIIAYVKASDIGQIQTIADPKILGEVGGDEQARQHLHDFLALALSCTQEESEVRPDMMDVAKELLRIEKSIISK comes from the exons ATGCCATCCAAAACCTT GTTCTTCCCATTGGTTCCATGTTTGAGCAGTAAcaagaaggaaagagagatATCATTCTTGGATAATGGAAGCATCTTACTAGAGGATCTCATTGCTTCTTGTGATGGAAAATCTAATCCTATTCGGTGTTACTCTGCTGCTGATCTCATCAGGGCAACCAACAACTTCGATCCTTCTCGCATTATACAAGATTTTTCAGCACCGAAGTATAAATTTCATCATTCTATACATGTTTATGGTGGTTACAAAATGTTCAGGGGTTTCCTAGACGGCCGATCAATCATCATTAAGAAGTTCATGGGGACTGGGGATGAAGCTAGGTCCGTGGCCATCCGTGACATTATCATATCGATGCAGATGAGCAACCATAAGAATGTTTTGAAACTCTTGGGCTGCTGCTTAGAGATCCCTATACCAGCTTTGGTGCATGAATATGCAATAGAAGGAGTTCTCAACGATCAAGGAGGTTTAAGGACTACTGAAAACCAATCCTCATTACCATGGAAAACTAGACTGCGCATTGCAATTCAACTTGCTAGTGCAATCACATATTTACATACCGCCTTTCCCAGACCCATAATTCATAGGGCTCTAAAACCCAGTTCTATTTTCTTGGACCATGACTATGCTCCGAAACTCTCTAACTTCGGACTCTCCATAACCATTCCTCCCATGAAATCACATGCTGATGATGAGGTGAAAGGAACATTTGGTTTCCTTGATCCTTCCTATATGAAGTCTGGTTACATTTCAGAAAAAAGTGATGTTTATAGTTTTGGTGTGCTTTTACTTGTATTTTTAACGGGACAAAAGGCTGTGGATGCATATGAGGCAGGAGAATACCTATCAATTATTGCATATGTGAAAGCTTCAGATATTGGGCAGATTCAAACAATTGCGGACCCTAAAATCTTAGGGGAGGTAGGGGGAGATGAGCAAGCACGACAGCACTTGCATGATTTCCTAGCACTGGCATTGTCATGCACccaagaagaaagtgaagtaAGGCCAGATATGATGGATGTGGCGAAAGAACTCCTGAGAATTGAGAAGTCTATCATTTCCAAGTAA